In a single window of the Anguilla rostrata isolate EN2019 chromosome 4, ASM1855537v3, whole genome shotgun sequence genome:
- the LOC135253856 gene encoding metalloreductase STEAP2-like, with protein sequence MDTISMMGNSPLNAKETFLPSLEKNGLKEASGRPCVAVIGSGDFSRCLTLRLLRCGYRVAVGSRQPKRAADRFPHVVDVTNQEDAVGKAGVVVLAVRREHYASLWGLRRLLAGKVLVDVSNNGRMNQYPESNAEHLASLFPDSRVVKAFNVISAWAMQSAPMDASRQVYVCGNSVEARQQVMELARQLNFVPVDMGTLCSAREIENMPLHLFTPWKGPVLVAVGLSILFFVYSFVRDIVHPYVRNQQSDFYKIPVEIVNKTLPVVSITLLALVYLAGLLAAAHQLHYGTKYRRFPRWLEDWLQCRKQFGLLSFFFAGVHVLYSLCLPLRRSERYLVLNTAFQQVRADVESSWNEEEVWRVEMYLSFGIMSLGLLSLLAVTSIPSVNSALNWREFSFIQSTLGYIALLIGTFHTLLFGWKRALQAESYRFYLPPSFAVALVLPVTVILGKVVLLLPCVGQRLRRIRRGWEEGCQRLRDDGPGSAAAHVSPERVTIM encoded by the exons ATGGACACCATTTCTATGATGGGCAACAGCCCCCTTAACGCCAAGGAGACCTTCCTGCCCAGCCTGGAGAAGAACGGCCTGAAGGAAGCTTCCGGAAGGCCCTGCGTGGCGGTCATCGGCTCGGGCGACTTCTCCCGGTGCCTGACGCTCCGCCTCCTGCGCTGCGGGTACCGCGTGGCGGTGGGCAGCCGGCAGCCCAAGCGCGCAGCCGACCGCTTCCCGCATGTGGTGGACGTGACCAATCAGGAGGACGCGGTGGGGAAGGCGGGCGTGGTCGTCCTGGCCGTGCGCCGGGAGCACTACGCCTCGCTGTGGGGGCTCAGGCGCTTGCTGGCCGGGAAGGTGCTGGTGGACGTCAGCAACAACGGGCGCATGAACCAGTACCCGGAATCCAACGCCGAGCACCTGGCATCGCTCTTCCCGGACTCGCGCGTGGTCAAGGCCTTCAACGTCATCTCCGCCTGGGCCATGCAGTCCGCCCCTATGGACGCCAGCCGACAG gtgtatgtgtgcggtAACTCGGTGGAGGCCCGGCAGCAGGTTATGGAGCTGGCCCGGCAGCTGAACTTCGTCCCGGTGGACATGGGGACGCTGTGTTCGGCGCGAGAGATCGAAAACATGCCCCTGCACCTCTTCACCCCCTGGAAGGGCCCCGTCCTGGTGGCCGTCGGCCTGTCCATCCTCTTCTTCGTCTACTCCTTCGTCCGCGACATCGTCCACCCCTACGTGCGGAATCAGCAGAGCGACTTCTACAAGATCCCCGTGGAGATCGTCAACAAGACCCTGCCGGTGGTGTCCATCACCCTGCTGGCCCTGGTGTACCTGGCCGGCCTGCTGGCGGCCGCCCACCAGCTGCACTACGGGACCAAGTACCGCCGCTTCCCCCGGTGGCTGGAGGACTGGCTGCAGTGCCGCAAGCAGTTCGGCCTCCTCAGCTTCTTCTTCGCTGGCGTCCACGTGCTCTACAGCCTCTGCCTGCCCCTGAGGAGGTCAGAGAGGTACCTGGTCCTCAACACGGCCTTCCAGCAG gtGCGTGCGGATGTGGAGAGCTCGTGGAatgaggaggaggtgtggaggGTGGAGATGTACCTGTCCTTCGGCATCATGAGCCTGGGGCTGCTGTCCCTGCTGGCCGTGACCTCCATCCCCTCTGTCAACAGTGCCCTCAACTGGCGGGAGTTCAGCTTCATTCAG TCCACGCTGGGCTACATCGCCCTGCTGATCGGCACCTTCCACACGCTGCTGTTTGGGTGGAAGCGGGCGCTCCAGGCCGAGTCCTACCGCTTCTACCTGCCGCCCAGCTTTGCGGTGGCGCTGGTGCTGCCGGTGACCGTCATCCTGGGGAAGGTGGTGCTCCTCCTGCCCTGCGTGGGGCAGAGGCTGCGCCGGATTCGCCGGGGCTGGGAGGAGGGCTGTCAGCGTCTCCGTGACGACGGGCCGGGCTCGGCCGCCGCCCACGTCTCTCCCGAGAGGGTCACCATCATGTGA